The DNA window AGTTGCCTATGTGGTTAAGCCGGAGGACAAGAACGGCAATGTTGTCCTCTCTTTGACCAAGGCTCAACAAGAACAAGATTGGCGTCGCGTGGAGAAGCTCTGGCAATCTCAGGAGATCTTCGAAGGGGTTGTCAGCGGCTACAACCGCGGAGGCGTTATTGTGAAGTTGGGCAAAGTGCGTGGGTTTGTCCCAAGCTCTCAGCTTATCAGTGCCCATCATGTCGCCCAGAAGCAATCTGGGGAGACCGGTGAGCAATGGTGGGCCAGCCTGGTGGGCAGCAAGCTTCGGCTGAAGGTAGTAGAGCTGGACCGTAAGCGCAATCGGCTAATCCTGTCTGAACGACAGGCTATGCGTGACTGGCGCAAGATCCAAAAGCAACAATTACTGGATACCCTGAAGAAGGGTGATCGTGTGCGCGGTCGGGTGAGCAGCTTAGCTGATTTCGGCGCGTTTGTGGACCTAGGAGGGGCTGATGGCCTCATCCATTTGTCAGAGCTCTCCTGGGGTCGGGTGAGCCATCCCAGCGAAGTCCTGCGAGTAGGGCAGGAAGTCGAAGTGGAGGTCATCAATATTGATCGTGAACGCAAGCGCATCGGGTTGAGCTTGCGTCGCCTCCAGCCTGAGCCTTGGAGCGTGGTTCATGAAAAGTACGCCATCGGCCAGCTCGTAGAGGGCACTATCACCAAGCTGACCGATTTCGGAGCCTTCGCTCGCCTTGATAATGAGATCGAGGGCCTAATTCACATCTCTGAGCTTTCCGATCAGCGGATTAGCCATCCGCGAGAGGTGGTCAAGGAGGGCGAGACTTACACGCTCCGTATTATCCGCATCGAGCCCCAGCGCCGACGCATTGGCCTTAGCCTAAAGCGAGTGGCTGACGAGCGCTATGCCGAGATAGATTGGCGAGAGGTGGAGGA is part of the Anaerolineae bacterium genome and encodes:
- a CDS encoding S1 RNA-binding domain-containing protein encodes the protein MAELLDAEDFSDFQPKAGEIRDGIIVSVSPNEILIDIGAKSEGVVSGRELERLGSEIERLKPGDAVVAYVVKPEDKNGNVVLSLTKAQQEQDWRRVEKLWQSQEIFEGVVSGYNRGGVIVKLGKVRGFVPSSQLISAHHVAQKQSGETGEQWWASLVGSKLRLKVVELDRKRNRLILSERQAMRDWRKIQKQQLLDTLKKGDRVRGRVSSLADFGAFVDLGGADGLIHLSELSWGRVSHPSEVLRVGQEVEVEVINIDRERKRIGLSLRRLQPEPWSVVHEKYAIGQLVEGTITKLTDFGAFARLDNEIEGLIHISELSDQRISHPREVVKEGETYTLRIIRIEPQRRRIGLSLKRVADERYAEIDWREVEEDEEEWAASEATALGEAGLEPEGEPDEAYEDQFQEEGKQV